A genomic stretch from Strongyloides ratti genome assembly S_ratti_ED321, chromosome : 1 includes:
- a CDS encoding Fibrillarin, which produces MGRPGFRDNNRGGGGGFGRGRGGFGDKGGRGGFGDRGNRGGFGDRGGRGGRGGRGGFGDRGSRGGFGDRGGRGGRGGRGGRGGPKAGLGMRGGKNVIVEPHRHEGVFIVKGKEDALATLNMVPGDSVYGEKRVSVETNGVSTEYRVWNPFRSKLAAAIMGGIENVHIKPGSKLLYLGAASGTTVSHCSDLVGPEGLVYAVEFSHRSGRDLLGVAKKRPNIIPIVDDARHPHKYRMLVGMVDNVFSDVAQSDSTRILSLNAQYFLKSGGHVILSIKASCIDSTAQPEAVFAEEAQKLKQDGFKLKEQVSLEPYERDHAVITAQFKK; this is translated from the exons ATGGGCCGTCCAGGTTTTAGAGATAATAATCGCGGTGGCGGTGGTG gTTTTGGTAGAGGTCGTGGTGGTTTCGGAGATAAAGGAGGCCGTGGTGGCTTTGGAGATAGAGGAAATCGTGGTGGATTTGGAGATAGAGGAGGTCGTGGTGGTAGAGGAGGACGTGGTGGATTTGGAGATAGAGGAAGCCGTGGTGGATTCGGAGATAGAGGAGGCCGTGGTGGTAGAGGTGGAAGAGGAGGTCGTGGTGGACCAAAAGCTGGCTTAGGAATGAGAGGAggaaaaaatgttattgttGAACCACATCGTCATGAAGGagtttttattgtaaaaggAAAAGAAGATGCTCTTGCCACTTTAAACATGGTTCCAGGTGACTCTGTCTATGGAGAAAAACGTGTTTCTGTTGAAACTAATGGTGTCAGTACTGAATATCGTGTTTGGAATCCATTCAGATCAAAGTTGGCTGCTGCTATTATGGGTGGTATTGAAAATGTTCATATTAAACCAggttcaaaattattataccTTGGTGCAGCCTCTGGTACCACTGTATCTCATTGTTCAGATCTCGTAGGACCTGAAGGTTTAGTCTATGCTGTTGAATTTTCACATCGTTCTGGACGTGACCTTTTAGGTGTTGCTAAGAAAAGACCAAATATTATTCCAATCGTTGATGATGCTCGTCATCCACACAAATACAGAATGCTCGTTGGAATGGTTGATAATGTCTTCTCAGATGTTGCTCAAAGTGACAGTACTAGAATTTTATCTCTTAATGCCCAATATTTCCTCAAATCTGGAGGTCatgttattttatctatCAAAGCTAGTTGTATTGACAGTACAGCTCAACCAGAAGCTGTCTTTGCCGAAGAAGCACAAAAACTTAAACAAGATGGTTTTAAACTCAAAGAACAAGTCAGTTTAGAGCCATATGAAAGAGACCACGCTGTAATTACTGCACAATTTAAGAagtaa
- a CDS encoding Peptidyl-prolyl cis-trans isomerase CWC27 homolog codes for MADNEINNSKEHLENDETKNKKEINETKGKIRNTMLLSFGDEMEEEDEFSINLKGKGKSAHDLLNDEKLSKEKALDISKFGNQANSVSTTTGFRKKKAKKEKIVEKLDEDVDLHKLVDESKTLEAEEKLKSLKEEIRMMQKEYKKSLKQTVAEEDEEKSETVKEYYSTKLRFKDKTKNIHKLKDPRREEQTMEMLGKFRSKLHELSIKKVMSEKKCADTVKEEEPQKMEEEKSDERIQMPNLDWEAEDLPDQEWMVHKFVAPAPDPNITRAKDANLKDETEDWYDLSDPRNKINIRKRTKLDDD; via the exons ATGGCtgataatgaaattaataattctaaAGAACACTTAGAa aatgatgaaactaaaaataaaaaagaaattaatgaaaCTAAAGGAAAAATTCGAAATACAATGTTGTTATCCTTTGGAGATGAAATGGAAGAGGAAGAtgaattttcaataaatctTAAAGGAAAGGGTAAAAGTGCTCATGATCTtttaaatgatgaaaaattGTCTAAAGAAAAGGCACTTGATATAAGCAAATTTGGAAATCAAGCAAATTCTGTTTCAACTACTACAGGATTTAGAAAGAAGAAAGCTAAAAAGGAAAAGATTGTTGAAAAATTAGATGAAGATGTAGATTTACATAAATTGGTCGATGAATCGAAAACTCTTGAAGCTGAGGAAaagttaaaaagtttaaaagaagaaattagGATGATGCAAAAGgagtataaaaaaagtttaaaacaAACTGTTGCAGAAGAGGATGAAGAAAAGAGTGAAACtgtaaaagaatattatagTACAAAACTTagatttaaagataaaaccAAAAATATTCACAAATTAAAAGATCCAAGAAGAGAAGAACAAACAATGGAAATGTTAGGTAAATTTCGCAGTAAACTTCATGAATtgtcaataaaaaaagtaatgtCTGAAAAAAAATGCGCTGATACAGTTAAAGAAGAAGAACCTCAAAAAATGGAAGAAGAAAAATCAGATGAACGAATTCAAATGCCTAATTTGGATTGGGAAGCTGAAGATCTTCCAGATCAAGAATGGATGGTTCATAAATTTGTAGCACCGGCTCCTGATCCAAATATCACTAGAGCAAAAGATGCTAACTTAAAAGATGAAACAGAAGATTGGTATGATTTATCTGATccaagaaataaaataaatattagaaaacGTACGAAGCTAGATGATGACTAA
- a CDS encoding Ribosome-releasing factor 2, mitochondrial, with protein sequence MQRILKKSQDRCFSYVRNFMKKPSSLLNTEKSKIHNIGIVAHVDAGKTTLTERFLYLSGTTTMVGDVDCGNTITDFLDIERERGITVQSAAVTFPWSGNRINLIDTPGHVDFTVEVERCLRVLDGVVTVIDSSAGVQAQTLTVWRQSKEFNIPSIFFLNKMDKPNSDYEMAINSIENKLDINVVPLTIKIGEGKKCVGILDLMNGKILETFDSNKWIEIDKDKHKNYYDLYLNERENMVSKIVENNNDLSDSLLKNGVEFIEKDILKSELRVQTLQKKLYPLGVGSALNSTMSVFPILDMIVDYLPTPCERNLLSKKIFNDKMSGLVFKIGHDDKLGQLFYTRIYTGTLKNNSILYNGNRQEYENKVKIYIPYSDEFVSAPTISEGNIAVITGLKETRTGESLFEDVKCFKDGLKNLRNEYDNDAIPDIEKTFILENENGVVYLGINPPDPVFYCSIEPPSQQLMTKFERALEEICKEDPSVKISYDKNSGETILEAMGVLHIEIIKDRLKRHYGLDVFLGKLQVSYREVVTCEVEDSAFVETTFGDGNKKQHCEIGMKIVPKKNCGKFKNVDVKLPTEYQNNMFPNSIRPDWYKAINAGCKNALYNGPLLGFPVEDVEITVTHFKTSGNKINISLVSAAANECVKKCLINSEVKLTEPYVKLNICVYDDAAESSISGVLHELNKRRAEILDVKGESTSNKHKTINITALMPLIETTDLSKAVRSAASGMITFNFTIEGYQYVSEAETNRLVSKR encoded by the exons ATGCAAAGGATTTTAAAGAAATCTCAGGATAGATGTTTTTCATATGTTCGAAATTTTATGAAg aAACCTTCTTCACTTTTAAACACAGAGAAATCAAAAATTCATAATATTGGGATTGTTGCTCATGTAGATGCTGGAAAGACAACATTAACGGAAcgatttttatatttatccgGAACAACAACAATGGTTGGTGATGTAGATTGTGGAAATACAATAACTGATTTCTTAGATATTGAAAGAGAAAGAGGAATAACTGTTCAATCTGCAGCTGTAACTTTTCCATGGAGTGGAAAtagaattaatttaattgataCTCCTGGTCATGTTGATTTTACTGTTGAAGTTGAAAGGTGTTTAAGAGTGTTAGATGGTGTTGTAACAGTAATAGATTCTTCTGCTGGTGTTCAAGCACAAACATTGACTGTTTGGAGACAAAGTAAAGAATTTAATATTccttcaatattttttttaaataaaatggaTAAACCTAACAGTGATTATGAAATGGCTATTAATAGTATTGAAAATAAGTTAGATATTAATGTCGTAccattaacaattaaaataggTGAAGGAAAAAAATGTGTTGGAATTTTAGATTTAATGAATGGCAAAATTTTGGAAACTTTTGACAGTAATAAATGGATTGAAATTGACAAggataaacataaaaattattatgatttATATTTGAATGAAAGAGAAAACATGGTTTCGAAGATTGTTGAgaataataatgatttatCTGATAGccttttaaaaaatggagttgaatttattgaaaaagatattttaaagtcAGAATTACGTGTACAAACACtccaaaaaaaattgtatccTCTTGGTGTTGGTTCTGCACTAAATTCAACAATGAGTGTCTTTCCAATATTAGATATGATCGTTGATTATTTACCAACACCTTGtgaaagaaatttattatcaaagaaaatatttaatgacaAGATGTCAGgtttagtttttaaaattggcCATGATGACAAACTTggacaattattttatacacGTATTTACACAGggacattaaaaaataattcaatattatataatggtAATAGACAAGAGtatgaaaataaagttaaaatatatattccaTATTCTGATGAATTTGTTTCTGCCCCAACTATTAGTGAAGGAAACATCGCTGTGATAACTGGTTTAAAAGAAACTAGAACTGGTGAAAGTTTATTTGAAGatgttaaatgttttaaagatggtctaaaaaatttaagaaatgAATATGATAATGATGCCATTCCAGATAtagaaaaaacatttattcttgaaaatgaaaatggTGTCGTATATTTAGGAATAAATCCACCTGATCCAGTGTTTTATTGTTCAATTGAACCACCAAGTCAACAACTTATGACAAAATTTGAAAGAGCTTTAGAAGAAATTTGTAAAGAAGATCCATCTGTTAAAATTtcatatgataaaaatagtGGTGAAACTATTTTAGAAGCTATGGGTGTGTTACAtattgaaattataaaagatcGTCTTAAAAGACACTATGGTTTAGATGTTTTTCTTGGTAAACTTCAAGTTAGTTATCGTGAAGTAGTTACATGTGAAGTTGAAGATTCAGCTTTTGTTGAAACCACATTTGGTGAtggaaataaaaaacaacatTGTGAAATTGGAATGAAAATTGTACCGAAAAAAAATTGtggaaaatttaaaaatgttgatGTTAAATTACCTACTGAATAccaaaataatatgtttcCAAATTCTATACGTCCTGATTGGTACAAAGCAATTAATGCAGGTTGTAAAAATGCTTTATATAATGGTCCATTACTTGGTTTTCCTGTTGAAGATGTTGAAATTACAGTAACTCATTTTAAAACAAGtggaaataaaataaatatttctttagtTTCAGCAGCTGCAAATGAATgtgttaaaaaatgtttaattaattcTGAAGTGAAATTAACAGAACCTTATGTTAAATTGAATATTTGTGTATATGATGATGCTGCAGAATCTTCCATTAGTGGTGTTCTTcatgaattaaataaaagaagagCTGAAATTTTAGATGTCAAAGGTGAATCTACTAGCAACAAACATAAAACTATCAATATTACTGCTCTTATGCCTTTAATTGAAACTACCGATTTATCAAAAGCTGTTAGAAGCGCTGCTTCTGGAAtgattacttttaattttaccaTTGAAGGTTATCAATATGTTTCAGAAGCTGAAACAAATAGATTAGTTAGTAAAcgataa
- a CDS encoding Valine--tRNA ligase, with product MIRFKEAFHYNAHVSCKKYFTNNNYFFKRSIASDTYDRNEVELFYKKNYEDEYKHINSNDCNFRCILPPPNVTGKLHLGHALTVTIQDVLNRFAKLQGNNIIWYPGFDHAGIATQTVIERNLWKEKQQLASNLTKEELLNYCENWKNQRVTDIEKQIKKMAPIINWNYSYYTMDNNFSHSVNSAFIDLYNKNFIYRDKRIVNWCSSLQSVISDQEVIKVSVNGGDLLTIPDLHGGNRNVKFGRLFIIKYKLIDSNEYVEVETSRPETIFADVAVAVNPNDSRYTHLLGKYLYNPLISDKKLKIVPSEKVDINFGTGMLKLTPNHSRVDYDIVCNLVNNEILDKELLKSYCIDKNGCIFAPDTQWNGMDKFEAREKIINYLTSNGILKEKTNNNYKTEIPICERSGNVIEPILKSQWFMKTNDLNNDIKDFILKGKIQILPEFHTTNLINWLSNNEPWCLSRQITWGHQIPAFKKINKNEWIVGHPNDKNIESSINNLVRDTDVLDTWFSSSIIPIVIDGWPSNKKPQQLNYIETGYDILGFWIARMLIVCYGITETLPFNKILLHGLIRDSSGRKMSKSLGNVIDPLDVIDGITLQSMIKRIHESSLSENEMKIAEDDLSKKYPNGVDGMGADVLRYTLLRHNVTALDINVNLLDLAFEGHRFCNKLWQMTNYAKKLFSIQKPETLELTNLSQHPIDQWIRSRFRKCIDEIEKNLNNNFQPHIAFNHICSFFLDDVCDTYIESTKYSVKNNNENRIKQIVSTFYVTLNVAFKMLSIFMPQISHLLHKKIIDNCQDIYQDKKFEEYKSLFNSNVTLEKIVYNMFSIVSIVRRVRTNYGIKEKTEILNGFVIINNSHHINDELKTIFQIPKELYDASLDEYVRYELPDNNMTLYIKLSPQYLKMAIDKFMVEIASLSKKKNKYEKIISTVQGNLNNSNYKANESRRQKMEERANAANIKIKSIDNKINEIEKSILEIKRKIYAIKILYLQFVVLLVYNMENYFNSKEISFGKFSEDIQNEEYSNIEGNNFVSYENAINIDSCMISDDEGINDIIRYCEGDDNLNSDFDEILKSDIKKEVPVPSNANLMANGFDNSLDSMNSLCDNYIFNGNSFDANVSQFSEYPEINNSPHLTRTVSPVLKIEDGREESTTPKPGPMRPRRNTTKRKNQYPDYIYDDGESFSSKSFSPTKRTRVAVLNTPSTRSYVPVPQEERDDAWLEKRKRNNEAVVKSRNKKKEKLEAEHRELEELRIKTKEDAQKITALEDELNQCKLEINEMKKEIVKLNHENANLKAQISHCEVFSKVNGPRFVMTTQRPSPQVRGRMELYPPSQHDHSFRRG from the exons atgATAAGATTTAAAGAGGCTTTCCATTATAATGCACATGTTtcatgtaaaaaatatttcacgaataacaattatttttttaaaaggaGTATTGCTAGTGATACTTATGATAGAAATGAAgttgaattattttataaaaaaaattatgaagaTGAATATAAGCATATCAATTCTAATGATTGTAATTTTCGATGTATTTTACCTCCACCAAATGTTACTGGAAAACTTCATCTTGGACATGCTCTTACAGTTACAATTCAAGATGTTTTAAATAGATTTGCTAAATTACAAGGAAATAAt ATTATTTGGTATCCAGGATTTGATCATGCTGGTATTGCTACACAAACTGTTATTGAAAGAAATCTTTGGAAAGAAAAACAACAATTAGCTtcaaatttaacaaaagaagaacttttaaattattgtgAAAATTGGAAAAATCAAAGAGTAACCGATAtagaaaaacaaataaaaaaaatggctCCTATTATCAATTGGAATTATTCTTACTACACAAtggataataatttttctcaTTCTGTTAATTCAGCTTTTATTgatttatacaataaaaatttcatttaccGTGACAAAAGAATTGTCAATTGGTGTTCTTCATTGCAAAGTGTTATCTCTGATCAAGAAGTGATAAAAGTATCAGTCAACGGTGGtgatttattaacaataccAGATTTACATGGTGGTAATAGAAATGTTAAATTTGGaagattatttataataaagtataaattaattgatagTAATGAATATGTAGAAGTTGAAACTAGTAGACCTGAAACTATATTTGCTGATGTTGCTGTTGCTGTAAATCCTAATGATAGTAGATATACACATTTATTAGgtaaatatctttataatCCATTAAttagtgataaaaaattaaaaattgttccTAGTGAAAAAGTTGACATTAATTTTGGTACTGGAATGTTAAAATTGACACCTAATCATAGTAGAGTTGATTATGATATTGTATGTAATCTTGTTAACAATGAAATATTAGATAAAGAATTACTAAAATCATAttgtattgataaaaatggaTGTATTTTTGCTCCTGATACTCAATGGAATGGAATGGATAAATTTGAGGCAagagaaaaaattataaattatttaacttcaaatggaattttaaaagaaaaaactaataataattataaaacagAAATTCCTATTTGTGAAAGAAGTGGTAATGTAATTGAACCAATATTAAAATCTCAATGGTTTATGAAAAcaaatgatttaaataatgatatcaaagattttatattaaaaggaaaaatacaaattttacCTGAATTTCATACTactaatttaataaattggtTATCTAATAATGAACCATGGTGTCTAAGTAGACAAATAACATGGGGTCATCAAATACCagcatttaaaaaaataaataaaaatgaatggATAGTTGGACATCccaatgataaaaatattgaatcttctattaataatttagtaAGAGATACAGATGTTTTGGATACATGGTTTAGTTCTTCTATTATTCCTATTGTTATAGATGGTTGGCCAAGTAATAAAAAACCCcaacaattaaattatattgaaaCAGGGTATGATATTCTTGGATTTTGGATCGCTAGAATGTTAATTGTTTGTTATGGTATTACAGAAACACTTccttttaacaaaatattacttCATGGTCTTATTCGTGATTCATCAGGAAGAAAGATGAGTAAAAGTTTAGGAAATGTTATTGATCCATTAGATGTTATTGATGGTATAACTCTTCAAAGTATGATAAAACGTATTCATGAAAGTTCACTAAGCGAAAATGAAATGAAAATTGCTGAAGatgatttatcaaaaaaatatcctAACGGTGTTGATGGAATGGGTGCAGATGTCTTAAGATATACACTTCTACGTCATAATGTTACTGCATTAGATATTAATGTTAATCTTCTTGATTTAGCTTTTGAAGGACATCGTTTTTGTAATAAGTTATGGCAAATGACTAATTatgcaaaaaaattattttcaattcaAAAACCAGAAACATTAgaattaacaaatttatcaCAACATCcaata gaTCAATGGATAAGAAGTCGCTTCAGGAAATGTATAgatgaaattgaaaaaaatttaaataataattttcaacCACATATTGCTTTTAATCATATCTGTTCATTTTTTTTGGATGATGTTTGTGATACATATATAGAATCAACAAAATATtctgttaaaaataataatgagaATAGAATTAAACAAATTGTTTCAACGTTTTATGTTACTTTAAATGTAgcatttaaaatgttatcaaTATTTATGCCTCAGATATCTCatttattacataaaaaaattatagataaTTGTCAAGATATATATCAAGATAAAAAGTTTGAAGAatataaatctttatttaattcaaaTGTTACActtgaaaaaattgtttataatatgTTTTCAATAGTTTCAATTGTTAGACGTGTACGAACTAATTATggaattaaagaaaaaacagaaattttaaatggttttgtaattattaataattctcATCATATAAATGATGAATTGAAAACAATATTCCAGATTCCAAAAGAACTAT ATGACGCATCATTAGATGAATATGTACGTTATGAGCTTCCTGATAATAATATGACACTATATATTAAACTTTCTCCACAATACTTAAAAATGGCGATAGATAAATTCATGGTAGAAATAGCAAGTTTAtctaaaaagaaaaacaaatatgaaaaaattataagtaCTGTACAGGgcaatttaaataattctaaCTATAAAGCAAATGAATCTAGAAGACAAAAAATGGAGGAACGTGCTAATGCtgcaaatataaaaatcaaaagcattgacaataaaataaatgaaattgaaaaaagtatcttagaaataaaaagaaaaattta TGCTATAAAA ATACTTTATTTACAATTTGTTGTACTATTAGTCTATAATATGGAGAACTACTTTAATTCAAAAGAGATTTCTTTTGGTAAATTTTCAGAAGATATTCAAAACGAAGAATAT AGTAACATTGAGGGCAATAATTTTGTGTCATATGAAAATGCAATTAATATTGATTCTTGCATGATAAGTGATGACGAAGGAATCAACGATATCATTCGTTACTGTGAAGGTGATGACAATCTTAACAGTGACTTTGATGAAATCCTTAAGTCAGAcattaaaaaagaagtacCTGTACCAAGTAATGCTAATTTAATGGCTAATGGTTTTGATAATAGCTTAGACAGTATGAATAGTCTTTGcgataattatatttttaatggaaATTCTTTTGATGCAAATGTTAGTCAATTTTCTGAATATCCTGAGATTAATAACTCTCCTCATTTAACAAGAACAGTATCAcctgttttaaaaattgaagatGGAAGAGAAGAATCTACCACACCAAAACCTGGTCCAATGAGGCCAAGAAGAAATacaacaaaaagaaaaaaccAATATCCagattatatatatgatgATGGTGAAAGTTTTTCATCTAAATCTTTTTCACCAACAAAAAGAACAAGAGTTGCTGTTTTAAATACTCCTTCAACAAGATCATATGTTCCAGTACCTCAGGAAGAGAGGGATGATGCTTGGttagaaaaaagaaagagAAATAATGAGGCTGTTGTTAAGTCaagaaataagaaaaaagaaaagttagAAGCAGAACATAGAGAGCTTGAGGAACTAAgaattaaaacaaaagaaGATGCTCAAAAAATTACAGCTCTTGAAGATGAACTTAATCAATGTAAATTAGAAATTAatgaaatgaaaaaagaaattgttaaattaaatcATGAAAATGCTAATCTTAAGGCTCAAATTTCACACTGTGAAGTTTTTTCTAAAGTAAATGGTCCAAGATTTGTTATGACTACTCAACGTCCATCTCCTCAAGTCAGGGGACGTATGGAACTTTATCCACCATCTCAACACGATCATTCTTTTCGTCGGGGTTGA
- a CDS encoding Putative tRNA pseudouridine synthase Pus10 — MGRPEFNSNGRGNGFKSHGNGRGFGDRRGRGGFGDRGGRGGFGGGRGGRGGFGDRGGRGGFGDRGNRGGFGDRGGRGGRGGRGGRGGPKAGLGMRGGKNVIVEPHRHEGVFIVKGKEDALATLNMVPGDSVYGEKRVSVETNGVSTEYRVWNPFRSKLAAAIMGGIENIHIKPGSKLLYLGAASGTTVSHCSDLVGPEGLVYAVEFSHRSGRDLLGVAKKRPNIIPIVDDARHPHKYRMLVGMVDNVFSDVAQSDSTRILSLNAQYFLKSGGHIILSIKASCIDSTAQPEAVFAEEAQKLKQDGFKLKEQVSLEPYERDHADLFFKDKLTISLCEHCRNLPFKENVDLIKVEETYQCSACFGLFDDEILKKICLETDLKIKEEGYDATSFIFALNLPVSFFLREHILGKVYLKKNSNISLKQEAAEYFMNHINFNFGLKPTLASDFTITITLENKELDEKDSEFLLFNFPKDYISGKRKNCDAKELITSSFTKMKIAQFGSKITEEMAKKYNMISPTQKVIYSILLEREAVFIGGRYCKFSRCLSQSPWSIGIGVPAIPGCSVSELIGETLKNFTKADSYKLLASGREDIDVRMLGTGRPFAIELKNCRKVKDIPIYNSLVGKMKDNCKMLEDKINSSSVDIKINSLVRVSQKEVESLLEGQEEKEKSYRAFCYSKVPISGDLIRSLHDKAPIEIIQKTPVRVLKRRSLLDRPRTIITMSALPMDEHHFHLRLTTQAGTYIKEFVHGDFGRTRPCLSELLKLETGSIDILELDVEDVNLQWPPEK, encoded by the exons atgggTCGTCCAGAGTTTAATTCGAATGGTCGAGGAAatg gaTTTAAAAGTCACGGCAATGGCAGAGGATTTGGAGATAGAAGAGGTCGTGGAGGATTTGGAGATAGAGGAGGCCGTGGTGGATTTGGCGGTGGTAGAGGAGGCCGTGGTGGTTTTGGAGATAGAGGAGGACGTGGTGGATTTGGAGATAGAGGAAACCGTGGTGGATTCGGAGATAGAGGAGGCCGTGGTGGTAGAGGTGGAAGAGGAGGTCGTGGTGGACCAAAAGCTGGCTTAGGAATGAGAGGAggaaaaaatgttattgttGAACCACATCGTCATGAAGGAGTTTTCATTGTAAAAGGAAAAGAAGATGCTCTTGCCACTTTAAACATGGTCCCAGGTGACTCTGTCTATGGAGAAAAACGTGTTTCTGTTGAAACTAATGGTGTCAGTACTGAATATCGTGTTTGGAATCCATTCAGATCAAAGTTGGCTGCTGCTATTATGGGTGGTATtgaaaatattcatattaaACCAggttcaaaattattataccTTGGTGCAGCTTCTGGTACCACTGTATCTCATTGTTCAGATCTCGTAGGACCTGAAGGTTTAGTCTATGCTGTTGAATTTTCACATCGTTCTGGACGTGACCTTTTAGGAGTTGCTAAGAAAAGACCAAATATTATTCCAATCGTTGATGATGCTCGTCATCCACACAAATACAGAATGCTCGTTGGAATGGTTGATAATGTCTTCTCAGATGTTGCTCAAAGTGACAGTACTAGAATTTTATCTCTTAATGCCCAATATTTCCTCAAATCTGGAGgtcatattattttatcaatcaaAGCTAGTTGTATTGACAGTACAGCTCAACCAGAAGCTGTCTTTGCCGAAGAAGCACAAAAACTTAAACAAGATGGTTTTAAACTCAAAGAACAAGTCAGTTTAGAGCCATATGAAAGAGATCATGCT gatttattttttaaag ATAAGTTAACTATCAGTCTTTGTGAGCACTGCAGAAACTTACCATTCAAAGAAAATGTTGATTTGATAAAAGTCGAAGAAACTTATCAGTGTTCTGCTTGTTTTGGCTTATTTGATGAtgaaattttgaaaaaaatttgtttggaaactgatttaaaaattaaagaagaaGGTTATGATGCTACTAGTTTTATATTTGCTCTTAATCTTcctgtttctttttttcttcgAGAACACATTTTAggaaaagtttatttaaaaaaaaattctaatatttctttaaaacaaGAAGCTGctgaatattttatgaatcatataaatttt AATTTTGGTCTTAAACCAACACTTGCTTCTGATTTTACGATAACAATAAcattagaaaataaagagttagatgaaaaagatagtgaatttttattgtttaattttcCAAAAGATTATATAAGTGGTAAAAGAAAGAATTGTGATGCTAAAGAATTAATAACAAGTTCTTTTACAAAGATGAAGATAGCACAATTTGGATCTAAGATTACTGAAGAGATGgcaaaaaaatacaatatgaTATCACCTACacaaaaagttatttattcTATACTTCTTGAAAGAGAAGCTGTTTTTATTGGTGGAAGGTACTGTAAATTTTCTCGTTGTTTATCACAATCTCCGTGGTCAATTGGTATCGGTGTACCAGCAATACCGGGATGTTCTGTTTCAGAATTAATTGGagaaactttaaaaaattttacaaaagcTGACAGCTACAAGTTATTGGCTTCAGGTAGAGAAGACATTGATGTAAGAATGCTTGGTACGGGAAGACCTTTTGcaattgaattaaaaaattgtagaAAAGTTAAAGATATTCCTATATATAATTCTCTTGTTGGTAAAATGAAAGATAATTGTAAGATGTtagaagataaaataaattcatcttctgttgatattaaaattaattcattaGTACGTGTTTCACAAAAAGAAGTTGAATCATTGTTAGAAGGACAAGAAgagaaagaaaaaagttaCAGAGCATTTTGTTATTCCAAGGTTCCTATTTCGGGAGATCTTATAAGAAGTTTGCATGATAAAGCACCTATTGAAATTATTCAAAAGACACCAGTACGTGTTTTAAAACGTAGAAGCTTACTTGATAGACCAAGAACAATTATTACAATGTCTGCCTTACCTATGGATGAACATCATTTTCATTTACGGTTGACTACTCAAGCAGGAACTTACATAAAAGAGTTTGTCCATGGAGATTTTGGTAGGACAAGGCCATGTTTAAGTGAATTACTAAAATTAGAAACAGGATCAATAGACATTCTTGAATTGGATGTTGAAGATGTTAATTTACAATGGCCTCCagaaaaatag